In one window of Syngnathus scovelli strain Florida chromosome 20, RoL_Ssco_1.2, whole genome shotgun sequence DNA:
- the ncoa7b gene encoding nuclear receptor coactivator 7 isoform X2 has translation MQFDVPEHARLAPMEKRDRKPGYFARLKRRRQLKQSQSEKSASEHIGCPDSPNDSEVPKKATLPRTAGAKTPGSPADGSKSNKPAKKEKRRPPGTVDFIVGPNDSLNSIALNFNITPNKLVQLNKLFCHSVYPGQKLFVPDVSRTEVKAQDDSDPLLTNGSSAVTSLEDGPNCRPARSLRRQLSPNSEDESPATVKFIKMSCKYFTDGMGVVGGVLIVTPNNIMFDPHKSDPLVIEHGCEEYGLICPMEEMVSVALYDDVSRMKLKDALPSPGEWERLPSEQDLNPFSRYKALDAKQPIILDDLESALLDAVGTEQGEQTTKSPSDEGFTELEPVEEASGAVQRRKGEAEDDEGLARNSSVEDAESVRSEAGRTRGNPSAREATSNVAELQTCAEESSEKATADVADNPQKAQRLSQEDGRRESYDADVKTWLMERIQAPIEDMLLSSEEKSKSPPMFLCFKVGKPMRKSFATGMTSSPAHSFGSSAKKPEYWFAVPQERVDHLYAFFVQWSPDVYGKEAREQGFVVVEKDELDMIDNFFGDPASCSWEIITIDEAKRRQSLGSCDGGELPVDGLPLLSDASHLLQDTHVEKLACRLPARVQGYVWRLAYSTVKHGTSLKTLYRNLLNVDSPVLLVIKDADNRIFGAFSTHPFRISEHCYGTGETFLYSFCPEIKVYRWTGDNSYFVKGNIDSLQMGGGGGQLGLWLDASLYRGTTTKCATFNNQPLSSRQDFNIHSLEVWSFE, from the exons atgcagttTGATGTGCCCGAGCATGCACGTTTAGCACCAATGGAGAAGAGGGACAGAAAGCCGGGATATTTTGCCAG GCTGAAGAGGCGGCGACAGCTCAAGCAGAGCCAATCGGAGAAAAGCGCCAGCGAGCACATCGGCTGTCCGGACAGCCCGAACGACAGCGAAGTCCCCAAGAAGGCCACTTTGCCCAGAACAGCCGGCGCCAAAACTCCCGGCAGCCCAG CCGACGGCTCTAAAAGTAATAAACCGGCAAAGAAGGAGAAGAGGAGGCCACCGGGGACGGTGGACTTTATT GTGGGACCCAACGATTCCCTCAACAGCATCGCCCTCAACTTCAACATCACCCCAAACAAGCTAGTCCAACTCAACAAGCTCTTCTGCCACAGCGTCTACCCTGGTCAG AAGCTGTTTGTCCCCGACGTGAGCCGGACGGAAGTCAAGGCTCAGGATGACTCGGACCCGTTACTTACCAACGGGTCCTCGGCGGTGACGAGTCTC GAAGACGGTCCAAACTGCAGGCCAGCGCGGTCCCTCCGACGCCAGCTCTCCCCAAATTCCGAGGACGAGAGCCCGGCCACGGTTAAATTCATCAAGATGAGCTGCAAGTACTTCACTGATGGGATG GGCGTGGTGGGCGGCGTCCTGATCGTGACGCCCAACAACATCATGTTTGACCCCCACAAGTCGGACCCGCTGGTCATCGAGCACGGCTGCGAGGAGTACGGCCTCATCTGCCCCATGGAGGAGATGGTCTCCGTGGCGCTCTACGACGACGTGTCGCGCATGAAGCTGAAAGACGCTCTGCCGTC GCCCGGCGAGTGGGAGCGCTTGCCCTCCGAGCAGGACCTGAACCCCTTCAGTCGCTACAAAGCGCTGGACGCCAAGCAGCCCATCATCCTGGACGACCTGGAGTCGGCCCTCTTGGACGCAG TCGGCACGGAGCAAGGAGAGCAAACCACCAAGTCTCCCTCGGACGAAGGCTTCACCGAGCTGGAGCCCGTCGAAGAAGCGTCCGGCGCCGTCCAAAGACGGAAAGGGGAAGCCGAGGACGACGAAGGCTTAGCACGGAACAGCTCCGTCGAAGACGCCGAGTCCGTCCGGTCGGAGGCGGGGCGGACGCGCGGGAACCCGAGCGCCCGAGAGGCCACGTCAAACGTTGCGGAGCTCCAAACGTGCGCGGAGGAGTCGAGCGAGAAGGCGACGGCCGATGTCGCCGACAATCCCCAGAAAGCCCAGCGGCTCAGCCAGGAGGACGGACGGAGGGAGAGCTACGACGCCGACGTCAAGACCTGGCTGATGGAGAGGATTCAGGCGCCCATTGAAG ACATGCTTTTGTCCTCCGAGGAGAAGAGCAAGAGCCCGCCCATGTTCCTGTGCTTCAAAGTGGGAAAGCCAATGCGCAAGTCCTTCGCCACCGGGATGACGTCCAGCCCGGCGCACTCCTTCGGAAGCTCGGCAAAGAAACCCGAGTACTGGTTTGCTGTGCCGCAGGAGAG AGTGGACCACCTGTACGCCTTTTTCGTCCAGTGGTCACCAGACGTGTACGGCAAAGAGGCCAGGGAGCAAGGCTTCGTGGTGGTGGAGAAGGACGAGCTGGACATGATCGACAACTTCTTCGGCGACCCCGCCTCCTGCAGCTGGGAG ATCATCACCATCGACGAGGCCAAGCGGAGGCAGAGCCTGGGCAGCTGCGACGGCGGCGAGCTGCCGGTGGACGGGCTGCCGTTGCTGAGCGACGCCAGCCATTTGCTGCAGGACACGCACGTGGAGAAG CTGGCCTGCCGCTTGCCGGCCCGCGTGCAGGGTTACGTGTGGCGGCTGGCCTACAGCACGGTCAAACACGGCACCAGCCTCAAGACGCTCTACCGGAACCTACTCAACGTGGACAGTCCGGTTCTGCTGGTCATCAAAGATGCGGATAACCGG ATCTTCGGAGCCTTCTCCACTCATCCCTTCCGGATAAGCGAGCACTGTTACGGCACCGGCGAGACCTTCCTCTACAGCTTCTGCCCCGAGATCAAG GTGTACCGCTGGACGGGAGACAACTCCTACTTTGTCAAAGGCAATATTGACTCGCTGCAGATGGGAGGAGGCGG CGGTCAACTGGGTCTGTGGCTGGACGCCAGCTTGTACCGCGGCACCACGACAAAGTGCGCCACCTTCAACAACCAGCCGCTCTCCAGCCGGCAGGACTTCAACATTCACAGCCTGGAGGTGTGGAGCTTCGAGTAG
- the LOC125990009 gene encoding adenosine 5'-monophosphoramidase HINT3 isoform X1, translating into MTLSYPVKPEGWFQMGNKMAKTIDASVNYWCTFCMIANGKDDKADVLKKDRELVCFRDIRPAAPHHYLVVPVEHIVNCSSLHKGHIRLVEKMAEMGRAALRDQGFANMEDIRMGFHHPAYTSEDHLHLHVLAPVSMIKEVLKFKFRPGSLAFIEEKTLRKHLKNVSSPS; encoded by the exons ATGACGTTATCGTATCCCGTAAAACCAGAAGGCTGGTTTCAAATGGGGAACAAAATGGCCAAAACTATCGACGCAAGCGTAAACTATTGGTGTACTTTCTGTATGATCGCTAACGGGAAAGACGACAAAGCTGACGTTTTAAAAAAA GATCGTGAGTTGGTGTGTTTCCGGGACATTAGGCCTGCTGCCCCGCATCATTACCTGGTTGTTCCCGTCGAGCACATTGTAAACTGCTCCTCGCTGCACAAAGGACACATTAGACTTG TTGAAAAGATGGCTGAAATGGGCAGAGCTGCACTACGGGACCAAGGATTTGCAAATATGGAGGACATAAG GATGGGCTTCCATCACCCTGCGTACACGTCGGAAGATCACCTCCACCTGCACGTTCTGGCCCCGGTCAGCATGATCAAAGAGGTCTTGAAGTTTAAATTCCGACCGGGATCCTTGGCCTTTATCGAG GAAAAAACACTGAGGAAGCATCTGAAAAATGTTTCTTCACCATCATGA
- the ncoa7b gene encoding nuclear receptor coactivator 7 isoform X1 yields MQFDVPEHARLAPMEKRDRKPGYFARLKRRRQLKQSQSEKSASEHIGCPDSPNDSEVPKKATLPRTAGAKTPGSPADGSKSNKPAKKEKRRPPGTVDFIVGPNDSLNSIALNFNITPNKLVQLNKLFCHSVYPGQKLFVPDVSRTEVKAQDDSDPLLTNGSSAVTSLEDGPNCRPARSLRRQLSPNSEDESPATVKFIKMSCKYFTDGMGVVGGVLIVTPNNIMFDPHKSDPLVIEHGCEEYGLICPMEEMVSVALYDDVSRMKLKDALPSDLAQDLCPVYRPGEWERLPSEQDLNPFSRYKALDAKQPIILDDLESALLDAVGTEQGEQTTKSPSDEGFTELEPVEEASGAVQRRKGEAEDDEGLARNSSVEDAESVRSEAGRTRGNPSAREATSNVAELQTCAEESSEKATADVADNPQKAQRLSQEDGRRESYDADVKTWLMERIQAPIEDMLLSSEEKSKSPPMFLCFKVGKPMRKSFATGMTSSPAHSFGSSAKKPEYWFAVPQERVDHLYAFFVQWSPDVYGKEAREQGFVVVEKDELDMIDNFFGDPASCSWEIITIDEAKRRQSLGSCDGGELPVDGLPLLSDASHLLQDTHVEKLACRLPARVQGYVWRLAYSTVKHGTSLKTLYRNLLNVDSPVLLVIKDADNRIFGAFSTHPFRISEHCYGTGETFLYSFCPEIKVYRWTGDNSYFVKGNIDSLQMGGGGGQLGLWLDASLYRGTTTKCATFNNQPLSSRQDFNIHSLEVWSFE; encoded by the exons atgcagttTGATGTGCCCGAGCATGCACGTTTAGCACCAATGGAGAAGAGGGACAGAAAGCCGGGATATTTTGCCAG GCTGAAGAGGCGGCGACAGCTCAAGCAGAGCCAATCGGAGAAAAGCGCCAGCGAGCACATCGGCTGTCCGGACAGCCCGAACGACAGCGAAGTCCCCAAGAAGGCCACTTTGCCCAGAACAGCCGGCGCCAAAACTCCCGGCAGCCCAG CCGACGGCTCTAAAAGTAATAAACCGGCAAAGAAGGAGAAGAGGAGGCCACCGGGGACGGTGGACTTTATT GTGGGACCCAACGATTCCCTCAACAGCATCGCCCTCAACTTCAACATCACCCCAAACAAGCTAGTCCAACTCAACAAGCTCTTCTGCCACAGCGTCTACCCTGGTCAG AAGCTGTTTGTCCCCGACGTGAGCCGGACGGAAGTCAAGGCTCAGGATGACTCGGACCCGTTACTTACCAACGGGTCCTCGGCGGTGACGAGTCTC GAAGACGGTCCAAACTGCAGGCCAGCGCGGTCCCTCCGACGCCAGCTCTCCCCAAATTCCGAGGACGAGAGCCCGGCCACGGTTAAATTCATCAAGATGAGCTGCAAGTACTTCACTGATGGGATG GGCGTGGTGGGCGGCGTCCTGATCGTGACGCCCAACAACATCATGTTTGACCCCCACAAGTCGGACCCGCTGGTCATCGAGCACGGCTGCGAGGAGTACGGCCTCATCTGCCCCATGGAGGAGATGGTCTCCGTGGCGCTCTACGACGACGTGTCGCGCATGAAGCTGAAAGACGCTCTGCCGTC CGACCTAGCCCAGGATCTGTGTCCTGTCTACAGGCCCGGCGAGTGGGAGCGCTTGCCCTCCGAGCAGGACCTGAACCCCTTCAGTCGCTACAAAGCGCTGGACGCCAAGCAGCCCATCATCCTGGACGACCTGGAGTCGGCCCTCTTGGACGCAG TCGGCACGGAGCAAGGAGAGCAAACCACCAAGTCTCCCTCGGACGAAGGCTTCACCGAGCTGGAGCCCGTCGAAGAAGCGTCCGGCGCCGTCCAAAGACGGAAAGGGGAAGCCGAGGACGACGAAGGCTTAGCACGGAACAGCTCCGTCGAAGACGCCGAGTCCGTCCGGTCGGAGGCGGGGCGGACGCGCGGGAACCCGAGCGCCCGAGAGGCCACGTCAAACGTTGCGGAGCTCCAAACGTGCGCGGAGGAGTCGAGCGAGAAGGCGACGGCCGATGTCGCCGACAATCCCCAGAAAGCCCAGCGGCTCAGCCAGGAGGACGGACGGAGGGAGAGCTACGACGCCGACGTCAAGACCTGGCTGATGGAGAGGATTCAGGCGCCCATTGAAG ACATGCTTTTGTCCTCCGAGGAGAAGAGCAAGAGCCCGCCCATGTTCCTGTGCTTCAAAGTGGGAAAGCCAATGCGCAAGTCCTTCGCCACCGGGATGACGTCCAGCCCGGCGCACTCCTTCGGAAGCTCGGCAAAGAAACCCGAGTACTGGTTTGCTGTGCCGCAGGAGAG AGTGGACCACCTGTACGCCTTTTTCGTCCAGTGGTCACCAGACGTGTACGGCAAAGAGGCCAGGGAGCAAGGCTTCGTGGTGGTGGAGAAGGACGAGCTGGACATGATCGACAACTTCTTCGGCGACCCCGCCTCCTGCAGCTGGGAG ATCATCACCATCGACGAGGCCAAGCGGAGGCAGAGCCTGGGCAGCTGCGACGGCGGCGAGCTGCCGGTGGACGGGCTGCCGTTGCTGAGCGACGCCAGCCATTTGCTGCAGGACACGCACGTGGAGAAG CTGGCCTGCCGCTTGCCGGCCCGCGTGCAGGGTTACGTGTGGCGGCTGGCCTACAGCACGGTCAAACACGGCACCAGCCTCAAGACGCTCTACCGGAACCTACTCAACGTGGACAGTCCGGTTCTGCTGGTCATCAAAGATGCGGATAACCGG ATCTTCGGAGCCTTCTCCACTCATCCCTTCCGGATAAGCGAGCACTGTTACGGCACCGGCGAGACCTTCCTCTACAGCTTCTGCCCCGAGATCAAG GTGTACCGCTGGACGGGAGACAACTCCTACTTTGTCAAAGGCAATATTGACTCGCTGCAGATGGGAGGAGGCGG CGGTCAACTGGGTCTGTGGCTGGACGCCAGCTTGTACCGCGGCACCACGACAAAGTGCGCCACCTTCAACAACCAGCCGCTCTCCAGCCGGCAGGACTTCAACATTCACAGCCTGGAGGTGTGGAGCTTCGAGTAG
- the gata4 gene encoding transcription factor GATA-4 gives MYQGIMSSSGGSGGSSGSNHGGLGQPSYEAAGFLHSSSSSSSATSPVYVPTTRVVTQMIPGLPYLQSPGASQPPASAHSGWAQPGVEASYNHSPVSPRFTFSASPPLASVGPKDQAAAAAAAAAAAAAAASSYGSPLGICANGRAEHYGARGLGGAYHSPYPAYMSTNMGGTWSASPFESPVLHGLQAGAATGGGTRHPNIDLFDDFAEGRECVNCGAMSTPLWRRDGTGHYLCNACGLYHKMNGINRPLIKPQRRLSASRRLGLSCTNCHTTTTTLWRRNAEGEPVCNACGLYMKLHGVPRPLAMKKEGIQTRKRKPKNLNKSQTGPLRDEGTPTAPSSTHRGPSSSSSSSSSSSAVSEEARQIKPEPETLSLYTHNGAHSQISALPAYMTAPGGSLALRMSPRGHGGSSGSKAEPWNNLILA, from the exons ATGTACCAGGGAATCatgagcagcagcggcggcagcggcggcagcagcggcagcaaccACGGCGGCCTCGGCCAGCCTTCGTAcgaggccgccggcttcctgcacagcagcagcagctcgtcGTCGGCCACGTCGCCGGTCTACGTGCCCACCACCCGGGTGGTCACGCAGATGATTCCTGGGCTGCCCTACCTGCAGTCACCCGGCGCGTCGCAGCCGCCGGCCTCCGCTCACTCCGGCTGGGCTCAGCCGGGCGTCGAGGCCTCGTACAACCACTCCCCGGTGTCGCCGCGGTTCACCTTCTCGGCGAGCCCGCCTCTGGCCTCGGTCGGGCCCAAGGACCAGGCGGCggctgctgcggcggcggctgctgcgGCTGCAGCTGCGGCCTCCTCCTACGGTAGCCCGCTGGGCATCTGTGCAAACGGGCGAGCAGAGCACTACGGCGCCCGGGGGCTCGGCGGCGCCTACCACAGCCCCTACCCGGCCTACATGAGCACCAACATGGGCGGAACGTGGTCGGCGTCCCCTTTCGAGAGTCCTGTGCTCCACGGCCTGCAGGCAGGTGCTGCGACGGGCGGCGGGACTCGACACCCCAACATAG ACCTTTTTGATGACTTCGCCGAGGGCCGAGAGTGCGTCAACTGCGGGGCCATGTCCACGCCGCTGTGGAGGCGGGACGGCACAGGCCACTACCTGTGCAACGCCTGCGGCCTTTACCACAAGATGAACGGCATCAACAGACCGCTCATCAAGCCCCAGAGGCGACTG TCGGCCTCCCGGAGGCTGGGCCTGTCCTGCACCAACtgccacaccaccaccaccaccctgtGGCGACGCAACGCAGAGGGAGAGCCCGTGTGCAACGCCTGCGGCCTCTACATGAAGCTGCACGGG GTCCCGCGGCCGCTAGCCATGAAAAAAGAGGGCATCCAGACCCGCAAGCGCAAACCCAAGAACCTGAACAAGAGTCAAACTG GGCCTCTAAGAGACGAGGGGACTCCGACGGCACCGAGCAGCACTCACCGGGGCCCCAgctcatcctcctcttcctcttcctcctcttcggcCGTTTCCGAGGAAGCCCGACAGATAAAGCCGGAACCGGAGACTCTCAGTTTgtacacccacaacggcgcacacTCGCAG ATCTCAGCTCTGCCCGCCTACATGACGGCTCCAGGCGGAAGCCTGGCTCTCAGGATGTCCCCCAGGGGTCACGGCGGCTCTTCGGGCTCAAAGGCCGAGCCGTGGAACAACCTCATCCTGGCGTAG
- the LOC125990009 gene encoding adenosine 5'-monophosphoramidase HINT3 isoform X2: MVSTQDRELVCFRDIRPAAPHHYLVVPVEHIVNCSSLHKGHIRLVEKMAEMGRAALRDQGFANMEDIRMGFHHPAYTSEDHLHLHVLAPVSMIKEVLKFKFRPGSLAFIEEKTLRKHLKNVSSPS; encoded by the exons ATGGTCTCCACCCAGGATCGTGAGTTGGTGTGTTTCCGGGACATTAGGCCTGCTGCCCCGCATCATTACCTGGTTGTTCCCGTCGAGCACATTGTAAACTGCTCCTCGCTGCACAAAGGACACATTAGACTTG TTGAAAAGATGGCTGAAATGGGCAGAGCTGCACTACGGGACCAAGGATTTGCAAATATGGAGGACATAAG GATGGGCTTCCATCACCCTGCGTACACGTCGGAAGATCACCTCCACCTGCACGTTCTGGCCCCGGTCAGCATGATCAAAGAGGTCTTGAAGTTTAAATTCCGACCGGGATCCTTGGCCTTTATCGAG GAAAAAACACTGAGGAAGCATCTGAAAAATGTTTCTTCACCATCATGA
- the LOC125990010 gene encoding adenosine 5'-monophosphoramidase HINT3 translates to MATQISSDDDECPFCQIAKSQTDTEIILSDEELLCFRDVKPGAGHHYLVITRRHICNCKALRAQHIPTVERMAEMGKCALEKNKVRDLKDIRLGFHVPPFSSVPHLHLHALAPASKMNESSQRRYGPQSHWFISVEETLSQLRTRGRIK, encoded by the exons ATGGCCACTCAAATCTCCAGTGACGATGACGAATGTCCTTTTTGCCAGATAGCCAAGAGCCAAACTGACACAGAAATCATCCTGAGC GACGAGGAGCTGCTGTGCTTCCGGGACGTCAAGCCGGGCGCTGGTCATCATTACCTCGTCATAACCAGAAGGCACATCTGCAACTGTAAAGCTCTGCGTGCGCAACACATCCCCACAG TGGAGCGAATGGCCGAGATGGGAAAGTGCGCCCTGGAGAAAAACAAAGTGCGCGACCTCAAAGACATCAG GCTGGGCTTCCACGTACCTCCCTTCTCATCCGTGCCCCACCTCCACCTGCACGCCTTGGCCCCGGCCAGCAAGATGAACGAAAGCTCGCAGCGGAGATACGGGCCGCAGTCGCACTGGTTCATCtcg GTCGAGGAAACGCTGTCGCAGCTCAGGACACGAGGCAGAATCAAATGA